The sequence AGGCGCGCCCACCCCACAAAAGGTTGAAAAGGGGGTTTTCAGGAGCCCGCAGGCGGGAGGAAAGAGGGGATTTCCCCTGTCTTGATCCAGTGCGACCAGTCCCTCATGGCGGCCCGCGTCGTATCGAAGGCCAACTCTTCATAATTGATTTCATCGGGACCGACCATCTTCAGGGCGGTGCTTTCGCTGTTCGCCCTCGGGGTGCCGCCGATCACATCGCCTGCATAGACGATCAGGACGACCGGGTTCTGGGGGAATGAGTAAACGCCGAGCAGGGGGCCGACGCGCACGTCGATGGCGGCTTCTTCTTTTGCTTCCCGGGCCGCCGCCGCCTCGACCACTTCGCCGCGATCAACATATCCCCCCGGAAACGTCCAGAGCCCCTTGCCGGGATTGTGCGCCCGCTGAAGGATGATGGCTTTTTCCTCGATGGCGGGGATCACGCCGGTCGCCACCTTCGGATCGAGAAAGTGCACGTGGCCGCACCCGGGGCGCGTGCAGCAAAACTGCATGCTCCCGTCGAAGTCCCACTTCCGGTACGCCAGCGGGCTTCCGCAAGAGACGCAGTGGCGTATCTTGCCACCGAGGTATGGATGGGCGGGCGGCGTATCGCTCAATTGTATAGGCTCCCGCGCACGGTGATTTTCATGTCAGATACTTTTCCGCCCCCGGCTGGCAGTAGGGGTTCATCTTGGCCTCCTGGCCGATGGTTGTCTCGGGGCCGTGGCCGGGGTGGACGATGGTCCCGGGTGGAAGGGTGAGCAGCTGGGTGCGGATGCTCCGCAGGAGGGTCTCGGCGCTGCCCATGTACAGGTCTGTCCGGCCGATCGAGCCGGCGAACAGCGCGTCGCCGACGAAAGCATGGCCGGGTGCATCTCCCTCGCCCGGGGAGTAGAGCGTAATATTTCCCGGAGCGTGCCCGTCGGTGAGCCGGATCTCGAACTTCAGAAGGCCCACATCGAGAGTCTCGCCCGGGATGAGAAATCCGTCCACCTCCGGTACGGGCGGCTCGGGGAAGCCATAGGCCCGGGCGGCGTTCGGCATATTTTGGAGGTTGAACATCTCCGCCTCGTGGAGAAGGTAGGGGATCCGGAGCTTTTCCTTCGCCTCGGCGACCCCCTCGGCGTGATCCAGGTGGGCGTGGGTGCCGACGATTTTGACCGGGCGCAGCCCGAGGGTGGTGAATCGTTCGATCACATGATCCACCTCGGCGCCCGCGTCGATGTAAATGGCTTCCTTCCGGTCGGGGCATCCCACAATGTAGCTGTTCATCTGAAAAGCGCCCACCGGAATCTGCTCAATAATCACGGGGTGATTTCTCCTTGCGGAAATGATCTCCGAGAAAGCTCTTGCCGGAAAATATCACCTTGCAAGAGTGGCCCGGGAGGTGGAAGAAGCCATGTGCGCGCGGAATTATCTGAGCTCGGAAGGAGGAAAGATGATGATTTCGATGCGGCGGTTTTTCTGCCTGCCCTCAGGGGTTTTATTGTCCGCGATGGGGCGGAATTCACCCAACCCCGCGGCCGAAACGGTTTTGGGATTGAGGTTGCCGGCCTCCACCAGATAGCGGGCGACCCGCGTCGCACGCCCGGAGGAAAGTTCCCAGTTGGACTCAAAAACTTTTTCGAGGCGTGGGCTGATGGGAACGTTGTCGGTGTGGCCATGTACCTGGAACTCTCGGTTGTTGTAGCGGCGGAGCGTGACGGCCACCTTGTCGAGCAGGCGCTTTCCTTTCGCCTGGATATCAATCTTTCCCGATGCAAAGAGCAAATTACTCGCCAGGCGGATGACCAATTGTTCCCCGGCGAGATGCACGCCGATCGCGTTTGAGGCGATTTCGCTCTTGAACGTGGCCTTTAAATCTTTTTCCACTTGTTCCTGAAGTTTGAGGCGGTCCTCGAACCTCGCGAGCCGCTTGCGCAAGCCGACGCTCTTTTCTTCCAGGACGATGATTCTTTTTTTGTTTTCCGTGAGAGTGCGATCGAGAATCGTCACTTTTTGCTGGGCCGATTTCGTGTCCTCGGCCTGGGTGGTGGAGTTGGCCCGCAAATCGGATATCTTGGTTTCAAGTTGCTGGCCATAGCGGCGGGCCATGGTGAGCGATTGGCCGAGCGCCTCGTTCTCGGTTTTCATCCGGTCGATTTCCTTGCGGAATTTCTCCGTGCCCCGCTGATAATTGCCGATTTCGGACCGGGCGTCCTCCAACTGGCGGCGCAGTGTCGTGGCCTCGGCTACTTTCCGCTCATAGTCCTCGACCGCAATGCACCCCCCCAGAAGGAAGACGCCGGCGGCCAGCGCGATAATGGTATTTTGAGGTTTTCCGATCATTCGTTCGCGCCTTTGGAGAGAAAGCGTCCCGCCTCCTCCACGTCGTCGCGGCTGCCGACAACGAAAGGAGTGCGTTGGTGCAGTTTTTCCGGCGGGATGTCGAGAATCCTGCGGTGGCCGTCGGTGGCGGCGCCCCCGGCCTGTTCCACGATAAATGACATCGGATTGCATTCGTAGAGGAGCCGGAGTTTTCCGTTCGGATTTGACTTGTCGCCCGGATAGAGAAAGATCCCGCCCTTGAGGAGATTCCGGTGGAAATCGGCCACCAGCGAACCGATGTAGCGCCCGGAGTAGGGGCGGCCGGTTTCCTTGTCCTCTTCTTTCAGGTAGCGGATGTAGCGGTTCATCCCCTCGTGCCATTTCGTGGAGTTGCCCTCGTTCGTGCTGAAGATATTCCCGCGGGCGGGAATCTCGATGTTCGGATGGGACAGGAAGTACTCTCCCACCGAAGGATCGAGGGTAAAGCCGTTCACCCCGTTCCCCGAGGTGTAGACCAGCATGGTGGATGAGCCGTAGATGACATAGCCCGCGCACAACTGATTGAATCCCTGCTGCAGGAAATCATCCACCACGGGCTCGCGGCTCAGGTCGGGGCGTTTCAAAATGGAGAAGATGGATCCGATACTGACATTCACGTCGATGTTGGATGAGCCGTCGAGCGGATCGTACACAACCACATATTCTCCGCGGTTGACCAGTTCGCTCGGGATGACAAAGAGGTCGTCCATTTCCTCGCTGGCCATCGCCGACACGGCGCCGGTATGGTCCAGCGCCTTGCGGAAGACCTCATTCGCGTAGGAGTCGAGCTTCTGGACTTCCTCGCCCTGGATATTCGTGTGTCCGGTCAGACCGAGAATATCCACCAGGCCGGCCTTGTTGACCTCGGCGTTGATGATTTTCGAGGCGAGGGAAATCTGGCTGACCAGGCGGGTGAACTCCCCCCGGGCTCCCGGGTGGTGCCGTTCTTCCTCGCTGATGTGCCGCTCAAGGGTGAACCCCTTGGTGGAATTTTGTTTCGTGGCCGTCGTTGTCATCCTCTTCGATCCCCCGGCCCTGGTAAGCGGCAGTGCACCCCGTCCCTTTGGGGAGGGAGCGGTTGTCGATCCGCCTGGAAAGCGCCTTAGGCGCTCACCAGCTCTTTTTCCATCGCTTCGGTGTAGCTGCCTGAGCGGGCGGCGCCGTTGCACTTGCAGCGGTGGGAAAAGACCCGCTGGGCCTTGGCCACGTTGGCCGCTTTGCCCCCCCACGCCTTGAGCGCGGGCGCCTGCAGGGCCCGGCCGTAGGAGAAGCTCAGCTCCCAGGCAAGATGCCCCTTTGCGTTCATCTCGTTCAGGTGGGCCGTGGCGGCTTCATCGGTCTGTCCGCCGGAGAGGAACACGATGCCCGGAACCGCGGCGGGCACATGCCGCCGGAAGCAGCGCAAGGTGGCTTCGGCCACTTCCCGGATGGTCGCCTGAGAGGAACAATCCTTGCCCGAGAGCACCATGTTCGGCTTGAGCAGCATGCCCTCGAGGGATACGCGCTGCGCATAGAGCTCTCTGAAAACGCTCTCGAGCGTGCCGGAGGTGACGTCGAAACAGCGCTCGATGGTGTGATTGCCGTCCATCAGCACTTCGGGCTCGACGATGGGCACCAGCCCCGCCTCTTGCGAAAGAGCGGCGTAGCGGGCGAGGGCATGGGCGTTGGCGTCGATGCAGTATTGACTCGGGATGCCGCCGCCGATCGTGATGACGGCGCGCCATTTGGTGAACCGGGCGCCGAGTTCGCGGTATTCGTTGAGCCGCTCGCGCAAGCCGTCGAGCCCTTCGGTGACCGTTTCTCCCGCCGCCCCGGCGAGGTCCTTGGCGCCCTTGTCCACCTTGATGCCGGGAATAATGCCCTGGCGGGAGAGGACTTCTGCCAGCGGGGTGCCGTCTGAAGCGTTTTGGCGCAGGGTTTCATCGAAGAGAATGACGCCGCTGATGTGCTTGGAGATCTCCGGCGTGGTGAAGAGCATTTCGCGGTAGTCGCGCCGGCTCCCTTCGGTGGATTCGGTGCCGATCTCGTCAAACCGTTTTTTGATCGTGGACCCACTCTCGTCTGCGGCAAGGATTCCCTTGCCTTTTGCAACCATATCTTTGGCGGTGGCTTGAAGGTCGAAGGTGGCCATGGCGACACTCCTGATTCTTATTCTGGATGAAATAAAAGGGTGGAAAGATATCCTCTCCTCCGATGATCGGCCCCGGATGTTCGGAACCGCAATCCGAATAACCCCTTTGCCGCTCCGCCCCTCGGGGGAGGAGGCGCCGCAAAGGACCCGCATCGATCAAGATTAAAGTCATCTCCACGGCCAAGAATAGCAAATTCGACCACGTGACGGAACCGGACCCGGCCGGCAGATATCTGTGATAGAAACGAATTCGGGGAGCGAAACTCCCGGAAAACGAGGCCTGGTTTCCGTCTGATTTCGGATGGGGGGGCCAAATCAACCGGTTCGATGTATGCCACCCGGGAGAGGGGGAGGAGCCGATGGACAGCATGCCCCCAGCGCCTGCGGGAGTGTCGGCTGTAGATGCTCCCTCCGGCGCCCCCCGCTACTGGCGGATTCCGGCCTTCTATTTCATCCATTTTTTCGGTGTCGGCGTTTTTTTGCCCTTTTTGAACGTCTTTTATCATGCCATCGGCATCGGGGGGCTGCAGCTCGGCCTGCTCAACGCGGCTCCGCGCCTGGTCCAGTCGGTGGCGCCCCCCATTCTCGGCGCCGTCGCGGACAAGTACCGGCGGGGACGCGAGGTTTTGCTCGTGTGCGCCGGGCTGGGGGTGGCGATTGCGGCGGGCCTTTGGATCGTCCGCTCTTTTTGGCCGCTGCTGATACTCATCGCGGCCTTTTCGATGACGCGCGGCTCCATCGTCCCCATCGCGGAGAACGTGTGTCTGCGCGATTTGAAGGTGCGCGGAGGGCAGTACGGCCGGATGCGCTGGTGGGGCTCTTTCGGCTTTATCCTGGCGGCGCTGGCGGGCGGATGGCTCATCGATCGCTTTTCCATCACGGTCATCTTTCCGGTGGTGGTGGCGAGCGGGGGGGTTTTGGTCGGCGTTCTTTTTTTCTTTCCCCGAGAGGGCGGAGAGCCTCTGGCCGGATTCCGGGGAGCGCTCGGGATTTTTCTGAAGAGCCGGCCCCTGTTCGTATTTTTGAGTACTTCGTTGCTGGTGTCGTTCAGTGCGGGTCCATTCGGGATTTATTTCAGCATCTACCTTCGCGAGTTGGGGATGCCGGCGGGCTTCATCGGGTTGGCCTGGACGGTGGGGGTGGTGAGCGAAATCTTTTTTCTGGTTTTCGCCGAAGCCATTCAGCGAAGGGTCGGTCTCAAGACCATGATCGCCGCGGGAATGTTCGCCGCCGCCTTGCGGTGGGAGATGATCACCTGGTCGCAAAATTCTGTTTTTGTGCTGGCCGTTCAGGCGCTCCACGGGATCCACTTCGGCG comes from bacterium and encodes:
- a CDS encoding NUDIX domain-containing protein → MSDTPPAHPYLGGKIRHCVSCGSPLAYRKWDFDGSMQFCCTRPGCGHVHFLDPKVATGVIPAIEEKAIILQRAHNPGKGLWTFPGGYVDRGEVVEAAAAREAKEEAAIDVRVGPLLGVYSFPQNPVVLIVYAGDVIGGTPRANSESTALKMVGPDEINYEELAFDTTRAAMRDWSHWIKTGEIPSFLPPAGS
- a CDS encoding fructose-bisphosphate aldolase class I, with translation MATFDLQATAKDMVAKGKGILAADESGSTIKKRFDEIGTESTEGSRRDYREMLFTTPEISKHISGVILFDETLRQNASDGTPLAEVLSRQGIIPGIKVDKGAKDLAGAAGETVTEGLDGLRERLNEYRELGARFTKWRAVITIGGGIPSQYCIDANAHALARYAALSQEAGLVPIVEPEVLMDGNHTIERCFDVTSGTLESVFRELYAQRVSLEGMLLKPNMVLSGKDCSSQATIREVAEATLRCFRRHVPAAVPGIVFLSGGQTDEAATAHLNEMNAKGHLAWELSFSYGRALQAPALKAWGGKAANVAKAQRVFSHRCKCNGAARSGSYTEAMEKELVSA
- a CDS encoding MBL fold metallo-hydrolase → MIIEQIPVGAFQMNSYIVGCPDRKEAIYIDAGAEVDHVIERFTTLGLRPVKIVGTHAHLDHAEGVAEAKEKLRIPYLLHEAEMFNLQNMPNAARAYGFPEPPVPEVDGFLIPGETLDVGLLKFEIRLTDGHAPGNITLYSPGEGDAPGHAFVGDALFAGSIGRTDLYMGSAETLLRSIRTQLLTLPPGTIVHPGHGPETTIGQEAKMNPYCQPGAEKYLT
- a CDS encoding OmpA family protein; translated protein: MIGKPQNTIIALAAGVFLLGGCIAVEDYERKVAEATTLRRQLEDARSEIGNYQRGTEKFRKEIDRMKTENEALGQSLTMARRYGQQLETKISDLRANSTTQAEDTKSAQQKVTILDRTLTENKKRIIVLEEKSVGLRKRLARFEDRLKLQEQVEKDLKATFKSEIASNAIGVHLAGEQLVIRLASNLLFASGKIDIQAKGKRLLDKVAVTLRRYNNREFQVHGHTDNVPISPRLEKVFESNWELSSGRATRVARYLVEAGNLNPKTVSAAGLGEFRPIADNKTPEGRQKNRRIEIIIFPPSELR
- a CDS encoding MFS transporter, translating into MDSMPPAPAGVSAVDAPSGAPRYWRIPAFYFIHFFGVGVFLPFLNVFYHAIGIGGLQLGLLNAAPRLVQSVAPPILGAVADKYRRGREVLLVCAGLGVAIAAGLWIVRSFWPLLILIAAFSMTRGSIVPIAENVCLRDLKVRGGQYGRMRWWGSFGFILAALAGGWLIDRFSITVIFPVVVASGGVLVGVLFFFPREGGEPLAGFRGALGIFLKSRPLFVFLSTSLLVSFSAGPFGIYFSIYLRELGMPAGFIGLAWTVGVVSEIFFLVFAEAIQRRVGLKTMIAAGMFAAALRWEMITWSQNSVFVLAVQALHGIHFGVYHAAAVQYLDALSPAATKNTAQSLYSSATFGVGASAGALIAGALLPLWGFSGLLHAGAAVALIGALGFVAFSGGGQEASR
- the fbp gene encoding class 1 fructose-bisphosphatase, with product MTTTATKQNSTKGFTLERHISEEERHHPGARGEFTRLVSQISLASKIINAEVNKAGLVDILGLTGHTNIQGEEVQKLDSYANEVFRKALDHTGAVSAMASEEMDDLFVIPSELVNRGEYVVVYDPLDGSSNIDVNVSIGSIFSILKRPDLSREPVVDDFLQQGFNQLCAGYVIYGSSTMLVYTSGNGVNGFTLDPSVGEYFLSHPNIEIPARGNIFSTNEGNSTKWHEGMNRYIRYLKEEDKETGRPYSGRYIGSLVADFHRNLLKGGIFLYPGDKSNPNGKLRLLYECNPMSFIVEQAGGAATDGHRRILDIPPEKLHQRTPFVVGSRDDVEEAGRFLSKGANE